In the Candidatus Ryanbacteria bacterium CG10_big_fil_rev_8_21_14_0_10_43_42 genome, GCCCCCGTATTATACGCACGCGCATTTGCATCTGCCATGGAGGAATATCCGAAAATGGCGCATGATCTTGTTAAAAATATGCTTACCGTACTTAAGCGTACGGGAGATATTTCTCATGCGGAACGTATTATATACGCTATCGAGCGCGAACTTACACGAAAAAACGGCGGACATGTTATTACGGTACAGACAGCGCGAACCGTATCCGACATTCTACAAAAGAAAATTACCGAATCATTTACAAAAGAAGATATAATAAAAGAGCAGATACGTCCTGAGTTGGGGGCGGGTATACGTGTTGTTGTGGATGATGAGAGAGAATACAATGCTTCACTGCAGTATAAATTAAAACGACTATTAGGCGTCTAGTGTTATAGACTCTGTATCTAAAATCTAAACAATGAGCTACGAAATTGTAGAAAAATTAAAAAAAGAGATAGCGGGTTTTACCGATTCTGCCGAATGGCGGGATGTGGGTTCTGTTATTGAAGTTGCGGACGGTATTGCAAAAGTATCGGGGCTTCGGAATGTAATGAGTCAGGAGCTTCTCGTAATTGAAACACGGCAGGGAGAATGTTCTGCTCTTGCTCTTAATTTGGAGGAAGAAACAATTGGTGTATTGGTGCTCGGCGGGTATGAATCCATCGAGGCGGGAAATACTGTTCGCAGTACCGGAAACGTACTTTCCTTGGATGTTGGTCCGGATATTGTGGGGCGTGTAATTGATCCTCTGGGTCGTCCTCTTGATGGGGCCGGACCGCTATATAAAGAGGGGAGCAATAAAAAGCGCCAATTGTTGGAGGAGAACGCACCCTCTGTTATTGATCGTGAGTCGGTTAATGTTCCGCTTCACACGGGTATAAAAGCTATCGACAGCATGATTCCTATCGGGCGCGGACAGCGCGAGCTTATTATTGGAGATCGGCAGACGGGGAAAACAGCTATTGCTCTTGATGTTATTATCAACCAGAAAAAAGAGGGCGGCGAGCCACCTGTTTGTATCTACGTTGCTATCGGACAAAAGGAATCTAAAATTGCCCGTACTATTGAAACATTGAAAAAACATGGCGCTATGGATTATACGGTTGTTGTTTCCGCGCCGGCGGCATCTGGTGCGGCGCATTGGTATCTGGCACCTTTTGCGGGCGCGGCAGTGGGAGAATATTTTCGTGATAGCGGCAAGGATGCGGTAATCATCTATGACGATCTTTCCAAACATGCATCCGCTTATCGTCAAATAGCACTTTTACTGCGCCGTCCGCCCGGACGAGAAGCATATCCGGGAGATATTTTTTATCTGCATTCCCGCTTATTGGAGCGTGCCGCGAAACTATCAAAAGAAAAAGGCGGCGGATCTCTTACCGCCCTTCCTATTATTGAAACACAACTTGGCGATGTTACCGCCTATGTGCCCACAAACGTAATTTCCATTACAGACGGACAAATTTATTTGGAATCCGATTTGTTTAATAAAGGCATGCGTCCGGCTATTAATGCGGGTCTTTCCGTTTCGCGCGTGGGTTCGGCGGCACAAACAAAAGCCATAAAAAAAGTAGCAGGGAAATTGCGTCTTACACTTGCACAATTCCGGGAATTGCAGTCGTTCGTACAGTTTGCGTCTGATGTAGATGAACAGACACGTTCCCGTATTCAAGAGGGGCGTATTATGACGGAACTTTTGAAGCAATCCGACTTATCTCCCGTTCCGTTTGAATATCAGGCCGTTTTGTTTTTTGCCGCTATAAATGGTTATCTTGCAAAACTTGATCCCGATATTATCCCGGCGTTTGAAAAAGCATTTATGGAGCACATGGAAAGATTGCATGAAAAAGATATCTTGATACCGATTCGAGAAAAGAAAACGATTGATGAAGAATTGGAAAAAACATTGAGGGATATTATTCAAACGTTCGTAGAGGGTTACAAAAACTAATTTTAAACTGTGGAATCCCTGCAAAACATAAAACGTCGTCTCAAGACCGTAAAAAACATCGGCCAGATAACAAAGGCCATGGAACTTGTTGCGGCGACAAAAATGCGCAAGAGTCAGGATGTGGCGCTTGCATCTCGCCCGTATGTATATACTGTTCTTGAACTCCTTGCCCAACTTTCGCGCGTAGAGATGCCCTATACGCCTCCCTTGCTGAAGGAGCGGGTAATAAAACGTACCGCCGTTGTTGTAATTGCGTCCGATAAGGGGCTCACGGGATCTTTTAATAGTGCCGTGTTTCGTGCTTGTGAAAAATACATGGAAACTAAGCATACGAATGTATCCTCGGTGTATATTGCCGTAGGGACCAAGTCCGCTCAATTTCTTCAAAGAAAGGGTTACCCGACGGAGGCATCATTTACGCAATATGGTGATATTACTACGGTAGAAGGAGTGCGTCCTCTTGCCACCATGCTTTTAAACGGATATCTTTCTCATAAATGGGATTCTGTTGTTATTCTTTCCACTAATTTTAAAAGTGCCCTTTCACAGAATGTTGTAACACGAGAAGTGTTTCCGATAACGTTTGAGAGTTTGGAAAAAACAGCCCGGGAGATTATTCCCGTAACAAAACGTTTTACGGAAGAATTTAATGAAAAAGGATTTTCTTTTTTTGCGCAAGATGAACGCACGGCAAAGGATCAGGAGTATATTATTGAGCCGTCTCCCGAAAAGGCACTCGAAACATTAATTCCTCATCTTGTCATGATGCAGATATACCACACTATACTGGAAGCAAATGCATCAGAGCATGCATCCCGCCGGATGGCGATGAAGAACGCCTCGGATAATGCAAATGATATTTTGGATACGCTTTCCATTGAATATAATAAATCCCGTCAAGCAGGTATTACAAGAGAACTCACCGAAATTACGGCGGGAGCGGAAGCGCTATAATTATGCATATCATAATATAGTGTCAGAAACTCGAACAGATAATATGCTAACAGAAAAAATATGAAAGGAGAAATAAGTCAAATCATCGGTCCCGTGGTGGACGTGCGTTTTCCAAAGGATGCCATGCCGGCATTGTTCAACGCGCTCACCGTTAAAAATGAAGACAAGGTTATTACACTCGAGACAGTAAAGCATTTGGAGCCCGGATATGTGCGAGCAGTCTCGCTTGCATCAACGGACGGGCTTCGGCGCGGTATGGATGTTACTGATACGGGTGAACAGATTAAAGTTCCGGTGGGGGAAGATGTGTTGGGAAATATATTTGATGTGTTGGGAAATACGCTTAATGTCGAGAAAAAAGATTTTAAAAAATATTGGCCCATTCATCGCGCCTCTCCTCCGCTTACGGAACAGTCCATAAAAACAGAAATCTTTGAAACAGGTATCAAGGTTATTGATCTTATGGCACCTATTATTAAAGGAGGGAAGGTAGGCCTTATTGGCGGTGCTGGTGTGGGGAAAACAGTGCTTTTGCAGGAGCTAATTCGTAACGTGGCAGAGGAATCGGGGGGTGCTTCGGTTTTTGCCGGCGTAGGAGAACGATCACGGGAAGGAAACGACCTTTATAATGAAATGAAGGAATCCGGTGTTATTGATAAAACGGCACTTGTATTTGGGCAGATGAATGAAGTGCCGGGGGCGCGTCTTCGGGTGGCTCTTTCCGCACTTACGATGGCGGAGTATTTTCGTGATGAAGAAAAAAAGAATGTTCTCTTATTTATCGACAATATCTTCCGCTTCTCACAGGCGGGGCTTGAAGTTTCTACGCTTTTGGGGCGCATGCCGTCAGCTGTCGGATATCAACCGACGCTTGCTACAGAAATGGGAGAATTGCAGGAGCGTATTGCAAGTACTAAAGACGGATCCATTACATCCGTACAGGCAATTTATGTGCCGGCCGATGATATTACGGACCCGGCGCCGGCGGCGACGTTTAGTCATCTTGATTCCACCCTTGTTCTTAACAGGGCTCTTACCGAAATTGGTATTTATCCGGCGGTAGATCCTCTTGCTTCCACATCCACGGCACTCACTCCCGCCATCGTGGGCGAGGAACATTATAATGTAGCACGGGGCGTACAGCAAACACTTCAGCGATACAAAGAGCTCCAGGACATTATCGCCATTTTAGGTATTGAAGAACTTTCCGAGGAAGATAAAAAAACAGTAGAT is a window encoding:
- the atpG gene encoding ATP synthase F1 subunit gamma, with translation MESLQNIKRRLKTVKNIGQITKAMELVAATKMRKSQDVALASRPYVYTVLELLAQLSRVEMPYTPPLLKERVIKRTAVVVIASDKGLTGSFNSAVFRACEKYMETKHTNVSSVYIAVGTKSAQFLQRKGYPTEASFTQYGDITTVEGVRPLATMLLNGYLSHKWDSVVILSTNFKSALSQNVVTREVFPITFESLEKTAREIIPVTKRFTEEFNEKGFSFFAQDERTAKDQEYIIEPSPEKALETLIPHLVMMQIYHTILEANASEHASRRMAMKNASDNANDILDTLSIEYNKSRQAGITRELTEITAGAEAL
- the atpA gene encoding F0F1 ATP synthase subunit alpha produces the protein MSYEIVEKLKKEIAGFTDSAEWRDVGSVIEVADGIAKVSGLRNVMSQELLVIETRQGECSALALNLEEETIGVLVLGGYESIEAGNTVRSTGNVLSLDVGPDIVGRVIDPLGRPLDGAGPLYKEGSNKKRQLLEENAPSVIDRESVNVPLHTGIKAIDSMIPIGRGQRELIIGDRQTGKTAIALDVIINQKKEGGEPPVCIYVAIGQKESKIARTIETLKKHGAMDYTVVVSAPAASGAAHWYLAPFAGAAVGEYFRDSGKDAVIIYDDLSKHASAYRQIALLLRRPPGREAYPGDIFYLHSRLLERAAKLSKEKGGGSLTALPIIETQLGDVTAYVPTNVISITDGQIYLESDLFNKGMRPAINAGLSVSRVGSAAQTKAIKKVAGKLRLTLAQFRELQSFVQFASDVDEQTRSRIQEGRIMTELLKQSDLSPVPFEYQAVLFFAAINGYLAKLDPDIIPAFEKAFMEHMERLHEKDILIPIREKKTIDEELEKTLRDIIQTFVEGYKN
- the atpD gene encoding F0F1 ATP synthase subunit beta translates to MKGEISQIIGPVVDVRFPKDAMPALFNALTVKNEDKVITLETVKHLEPGYVRAVSLASTDGLRRGMDVTDTGEQIKVPVGEDVLGNIFDVLGNTLNVEKKDFKKYWPIHRASPPLTEQSIKTEIFETGIKVIDLMAPIIKGGKVGLIGGAGVGKTVLLQELIRNVAEESGGASVFAGVGERSREGNDLYNEMKESGVIDKTALVFGQMNEVPGARLRVALSALTMAEYFRDEEKKNVLLFIDNIFRFSQAGLEVSTLLGRMPSAVGYQPTLATEMGELQERIASTKDGSITSVQAIYVPADDITDPAPAATFSHLDSTLVLNRALTEIGIYPAVDPLASTSTALTPAIVGEEHYNVARGVQQTLQRYKELQDIIAILGIEELSEEDKKTVDRARKIQNFLSQPFFVAEIFTGSAGQFVSREQTIKDFKDILDGVHDDKPEQEFYMKGALEN